The Megasphaera stantonii genome includes a window with the following:
- a CDS encoding alpha/beta hydrolase, which produces MYSWKHMLRSAVVCAVIAASSMTAFAGESAYLEQVDPQLRPALEQSSSLDFNQPGALEDINRRAGALVGSPNLPKDEAVQVYDVYIPNGDGSDKLRLRVYKPVQAEAELPGIYWIHGGGFLFGVPEQDEAQSLRFAKEVGAVVVSVDYRLAPKYPYPAAIDDTYGGLKWFFDNAASLGVDDTRIAVAGASAGGNLCAAVVLMARDKGEIRPAFQMPLYPMLDDRMASPASREVMDMRVWNNVSNVFAWKAYIGDAVGTDRATAYMAPARADDLSGLPPTYTCVSTLDPFRDDTIRYAQRLAQAGVPVEFHLYPRAYHAFEAIAKGTDYSKRAIDEYVRVLDEALNP; this is translated from the coding sequence GTGTACTCATGGAAACATATGCTGCGCAGCGCCGTCGTCTGCGCTGTGATTGCCGCGTCGTCTATGACGGCCTTTGCCGGGGAGTCGGCGTATCTGGAACAGGTGGACCCGCAGCTGCGGCCGGCGCTGGAACAGAGCTCTTCTCTGGATTTCAATCAGCCCGGCGCGCTGGAGGATATTAACCGGCGGGCCGGAGCCTTAGTCGGTTCGCCGAATTTGCCGAAGGACGAGGCTGTACAGGTGTACGACGTGTATATTCCCAATGGCGACGGCTCGGACAAGCTGCGCCTGCGGGTGTACAAGCCCGTACAGGCCGAGGCGGAACTGCCGGGGATTTATTGGATTCACGGCGGCGGATTCTTGTTTGGCGTGCCCGAGCAGGACGAGGCCCAGAGCCTGCGGTTTGCCAAGGAGGTAGGGGCCGTCGTCGTATCTGTCGATTATCGGCTGGCCCCGAAATACCCCTATCCGGCGGCCATCGACGATACCTATGGGGGGCTGAAATGGTTTTTTGACAATGCCGCGTCCTTAGGCGTCGACGATACGCGCATCGCCGTTGCCGGTGCCAGCGCCGGCGGGAATCTCTGCGCCGCCGTGGTCTTGATGGCTCGTGACAAAGGCGAAATACGGCCGGCTTTTCAAATGCCCCTGTACCCCATGCTGGACGACCGCATGGCCTCGCCGGCCAGCCGTGAAGTCATGGACATGAGGGTGTGGAACAACGTGTCTAATGTCTTTGCATGGAAGGCCTATATCGGCGATGCCGTCGGGACGGATCGGGCGACGGCCTATATGGCTCCGGCGAGGGCCGACGATTTGTCAGGACTGCCGCCGACGTATACCTGCGTCAGCACGCTGGATCCCTTCCGGGACGATACGATACGCTACGCCCAGCGCCTGGCCCAGGCCGGCGTGCCGGTGGAATTTCACCTCTATCCCCGGGCCTATCACGCCTTCGAGGCCATCGCCAAGGGAACGGACTATTCAAAGCGGGCTATCGACGAATACGTCCGCGTACTGGACGAAGCGCTGAACCCATAA
- a CDS encoding MIP/aquaporin family protein, producing the protein MDNLIGEFFGTMVLIVFGAGVCACNTLTKSKGQNGGWICITVGWGFAVTLGVFTATTLGAPQGDLNPAVTLAKTMIGIYTFEQFLATSVVQILGAMAGAAIVWLAYLPHWAETEDKAAKLGIFCTAPAIRNYPANILCEIIGTFFLVFVIWMIFSKQVGAIPPGVGPYIVGVLIWAIGLSLGGPTGYAINPARDLGPRLAHAILPIAGKGGSDWGYAWVPVVAPIIGALVAYGVASALSIF; encoded by the coding sequence ATGGATAACTTAATCGGTGAATTTTTTGGTACCATGGTGCTTATCGTGTTCGGGGCCGGCGTCTGCGCCTGCAACACGCTGACCAAATCGAAAGGCCAGAACGGCGGCTGGATCTGCATTACCGTCGGATGGGGCTTTGCCGTAACCCTCGGCGTATTTACGGCGACGACTCTCGGCGCGCCCCAGGGTGACTTGAACCCTGCCGTCACGCTGGCGAAGACGATGATCGGCATTTACACCTTTGAACAGTTCCTGGCGACGTCGGTCGTCCAGATTCTCGGCGCCATGGCCGGCGCGGCCATCGTCTGGCTGGCATACCTGCCCCACTGGGCGGAAACGGAAGACAAGGCGGCTAAATTGGGTATTTTCTGCACGGCTCCGGCCATCCGCAACTACCCGGCCAACATCCTGTGCGAAATCATCGGCACGTTCTTCCTGGTATTTGTCATCTGGATGATTTTCTCCAAGCAGGTCGGCGCGATTCCTCCCGGCGTAGGCCCGTACATCGTCGGCGTTCTGATCTGGGCTATCGGCCTCAGCCTCGGCGGTCCGACGGGGTATGCCATCAATCCGGCCCGAGACCTCGGTCCTCGTCTGGCTCACGCCATTTTGCCCATTGCCGGCAAAGGCGGCTCCGACTGGGGATATGCCTGGGTTCCCGTCGTCGCTCCGATCATCGGCGCGTTGGTAGCCTACGGCGTAGCTTCGGCTCTCAGCATTTTCTAA
- a CDS encoding sugar-binding transcriptional regulator, with protein MQNNKNKIAISAAKLYYQSGYSQTEIAKELSLSRPSVSRILQYAKDMGFVRIEIFDPIEDQSLLAKKIISAFGLKDACIANAPIEDEEDIKKYIGQVGAEYLSKIVQDGDIIGVGWGTTMHCLSHALLPHPLRGAQIVQLEGGITLAAGETYANEILERFAKNYETIAQYLPLPVLFDSKTVKDMVYKDRHIKRVLELGRNANIALFSVGTVRDNALFFRLGYADEEEKEFLKTHAVGDICSRFFDKDGNISSPDLNNRTVGIDLDCLRTKEYSILLSGGAAKIASIRAALKGGYANVLITDQFTAKRLLQEET; from the coding sequence ATGCAAAACAATAAAAATAAAATAGCCATCAGCGCTGCCAAACTATACTACCAATCGGGATACAGCCAGACAGAAATCGCCAAAGAGCTCAGCCTGTCCCGCCCGTCCGTGTCGCGCATCCTCCAGTACGCAAAGGACATGGGCTTCGTCCGCATCGAAATCTTCGACCCCATCGAAGACCAGAGCCTCCTGGCCAAAAAAATCATTTCCGCCTTCGGCCTCAAGGACGCCTGCATCGCCAACGCGCCCATTGAAGACGAAGAAGACATCAAAAAATATATCGGCCAGGTAGGCGCCGAATACCTCAGCAAAATCGTCCAGGACGGCGACATCATCGGCGTCGGCTGGGGCACGACCATGCACTGCCTGTCCCACGCCCTACTGCCCCACCCCCTGCGGGGCGCGCAGATCGTCCAGCTCGAAGGGGGCATTACCCTGGCCGCCGGCGAAACCTACGCCAACGAAATCCTCGAGCGCTTCGCCAAAAACTACGAAACCATCGCCCAGTACCTGCCCCTGCCCGTACTGTTCGACTCGAAGACCGTAAAGGATATGGTCTACAAGGACCGCCACATCAAGCGCGTCCTGGAACTGGGCCGCAACGCCAACATCGCCTTGTTCAGCGTCGGCACGGTCCGCGACAACGCCCTCTTTTTCCGTCTGGGCTACGCCGACGAAGAAGAAAAGGAATTTCTCAAGACCCATGCCGTCGGCGATATCTGCTCCCGCTTCTTCGACAAGGACGGCAATATTTCCAGTCCCGACCTGAACAACCGCACCGTCGGCATCGACCTCGACTGCCTGCGGACCAAAGAATACAGCATCCTCCTGTCGGGCGGCGCAGCCAAAATCGCCAGCATCCGCGCGGCCTTAAAAGGCGGCTACGCCAACGTCCTCATTACGGACCAGTTCACGGCCAAGCGCCTCCTTCAGGAGGAAACTTAA
- a CDS encoding nucleotidyltransferase family protein, whose protein sequence is MCSDAVLHAIIAEIARAYRTAYGTALRHIYLYGSYARGDFETDSDIDLVAIVEGERGELQRKLKDIWNISAELELEYDVIISPTVIPAAEFAAYDGALPYYANIAKEGVEISA, encoded by the coding sequence ATGTGCTCTGATGCTGTTTTACATGCCATTATTGCGGAAATTGCCCGGGCCTATCGCACTGCATACGGAACGGCGCTGCGCCATATATATTTATATGGTTCGTACGCCCGCGGCGATTTTGAAACGGATTCGGATATAGATTTAGTTGCCATCGTTGAGGGGGAACGCGGCGAATTGCAGCGGAAATTAAAAGATATATGGAATATTTCGGCAGAGCTGGAGTTAGAATATGACGTTATTATTTCGCCTACGGTGATTCCGGCGGCAGAGTTTGCCGCATATGATGGTGCGCTGCCGTATTATGCCAACATTGCTAAGGAAGGGGTCGAAATCAGTGCCTGA
- the glpK gene encoding glycerol kinase GlpK — protein sequence MQKKYVMALDAGTTSNRAIIFDEESRIVSVSQKEFTQYFPQPGWVEHDANEILHTMVEVMKGALEQSGLTAADISAIGITNQRETAVVWDKTTGCPIYNAIVWQSRQTAAICEDLIKQGLVDEFKEKTGLVIDAYFSGTKVKWILDTVEGAREKAEKGELLFGTIDSWLIWKLSGGTVHVTDYSNASRTLMFNIKTLEWDDQLLSYLDVPKSMLPEVRPSSDVYGYTDPAILGAPVKIAGAAGDQQAALFGQTCFDPGMAKNTYGTGCFLLMNTGTEPITSKNGLVTTIAWGLDGKVEYALEGSIFVAGSAIQWLRDGLRLIDTAPDSEWVAKRVPDSDGVYVVPAFVGLGAPYWDMNARGTIIGITRGTTKAHIVRATLDSMAYQTMDVLSAMEADSGIKLAALKVDGGACANNMLMQFQADILRVPVDRPQVIETTALGAAYLAGLAVGVWESKDELRHSWKLQNRFEPTMDAGKSAAYYKGWRKAVKHAMHWLDDED from the coding sequence ATGCAGAAGAAGTATGTTATGGCGTTGGATGCGGGGACGACGAGTAACCGCGCGATTATTTTTGACGAAGAATCCCGCATCGTCAGCGTCAGCCAGAAAGAATTTACCCAGTATTTCCCCCAGCCTGGGTGGGTAGAACATGACGCGAACGAAATCCTCCACACGATGGTGGAAGTCATGAAGGGCGCTTTGGAACAGAGCGGCCTGACGGCGGCCGACATTTCGGCTATCGGCATTACGAACCAGCGCGAAACGGCTGTCGTATGGGATAAGACGACGGGCTGTCCCATTTACAACGCCATCGTCTGGCAGTCCCGCCAGACTGCGGCTATTTGTGAAGATTTGATCAAACAGGGCCTGGTCGACGAATTCAAGGAAAAGACGGGCCTGGTCATCGACGCTTATTTCTCCGGCACGAAGGTAAAATGGATTTTGGATACTGTCGAAGGGGCGAGAGAAAAGGCCGAAAAGGGCGAGCTCCTCTTTGGTACCATTGATTCGTGGCTCATCTGGAAGCTCAGCGGCGGCACGGTACATGTAACGGATTATTCCAATGCGTCCCGTACGCTGATGTTCAATATCAAGACCCTCGAATGGGACGACCAGCTCCTTTCGTATCTCGACGTGCCGAAGAGCATGCTGCCGGAAGTCCGTCCGTCCAGCGACGTCTACGGCTACACGGACCCGGCCATCCTCGGCGCTCCTGTCAAGATTGCCGGCGCGGCCGGCGACCAGCAGGCGGCTCTCTTCGGCCAGACCTGTTTCGATCCGGGCATGGCGAAGAACACCTACGGTACGGGCTGCTTCCTCCTTATGAATACGGGCACGGAACCGATCACGTCGAAAAACGGCCTCGTCACGACGATTGCCTGGGGCCTCGACGGCAAGGTAGAATACGCGCTCGAAGGCTCGATTTTCGTCGCCGGCTCGGCTATCCAATGGCTCCGCGACGGCCTGCGCCTCATCGACACGGCTCCCGACTCGGAATGGGTAGCCAAACGCGTCCCCGACTCGGACGGCGTATACGTCGTGCCGGCCTTCGTCGGCCTCGGCGCTCCGTACTGGGATATGAACGCCCGCGGCACGATTATCGGCATTACCCGCGGCACGACGAAAGCCCATATCGTCCGGGCAACGCTTGACTCCATGGCGTATCAGACGATGGATGTCCTCAGTGCGATGGAAGCCGACTCGGGCATCAAATTGGCGGCTCTCAAGGTAGACGGCGGCGCCTGCGCCAACAACATGCTCATGCAGTTCCAGGCCGACATTCTCCGCGTGCCTGTCGATCGTCCCCAAGTCATCGAAACGACGGCTCTCGGCGCGGCATACCTGGCCGGTCTGGCTGTCGGCGTATGGGAATCGAAGGACGAACTGCGCCATAGCTGGAAGCTCCAGAATCGTTTCGAACCGACAATGGACGCCGGCAAATCGGCGGCATATTACAAAGGCTGGCGCAAGGCTGTCAAACATGCCATGCACTGGCTCGACGACGAAGACTAA
- a CDS encoding IS3 family transposase (programmed frameshift): MAKHSYEFKKQLVLEYLDNQGSYASISQKHGMLDSCQLRKWVAAYKKMGDAGLKRSRSRKEYSFEEKLSVVESYLTSELSYQELALQMGSNNPSMLTRWVNDFKIAGPDALRPHRKGRKKTLSTSQSRKTEAQVQHTEVDTRAEHVKELEDELLKLRIENAVLKELRRLRLEDEAKRRGLRTSSSVSEDKFKLKDLLSYTHLPKATYMYWQKRMGREHPDKEIEDTIQELCKQHTTYGYRRITGELTNQGWRVNKKKVQRIMQKLSLQVTCFTRKSRRYSSYKGKVGTIAPNRIRRRFHTTVPHQKITTDTTEFKYYELDAQGHLTQHKLYLDPFLDLFNGEILSYRIGNRPSAENILAAQAEAIDITADCPYRRTFHSDQGWAYQMKAYVRKLKQERIFQSMSRKGNCLDNAVMENFFGLLKQEMYYGVVYYSYEELKSAIEQYIKYYNEQRIKEKLGWKSPVQYRLSLSAA; this comes from the exons ATGGCGAAACACAGTTACGAATTTAAGAAGCAACTGGTATTAGAATACCTGGACAATCAGGGAAGCTACGCTTCCATTTCACAAAAACATGGCATGTTGGACAGTTGCCAGTTAAGAAAATGGGTTGCTGCTTACAAAAAAATGGGGGATGCCGGGTTAAAACGCTCTCGCTCCCGGAAAGAATACTCTTTCGAAGAAAAGCTTTCTGTGGTAGAGTCTTACTTAACAAGCGAACTCTCGTATCAGGAACTGGCTCTTCAAATGGGAAGCAACAATCCGTCGATGCTTACCAGATGGGTAAATGACTTTAAAATAGCTGGGCCGGATGCGTTAAGACCGCATAGGAAAGGCAGGAAGAAGACATTGAGTACCTCGCAATCAAGAAAAACAGAAGCACAAGTTCAGCATACGGAGGTTGATACCCGCGCAGAGCACGTCAAGGAATTAGAGGATGAACTTCTCAAACTCCGTATAGAGAATGCAGTTTTAAAAGAACTGAGGAGACTGCGGTTAGAGGACGAAGCAAAACGGAGAGGATTGCGAACGTCATCTTCAGTCTCCGAGGACA AATTCAAACTAAAAGATCTTCTCTCCTACACCCATTTGCCGAAAGCCACCTACATGTACTGGCAGAAACGCATGGGCCGCGAACATCCGGACAAAGAAATAGAAGATACCATACAGGAACTCTGCAAACAGCATACCACCTATGGCTATCGGCGAATCACGGGTGAGCTTACCAATCAGGGATGGCGCGTGAACAAGAAGAAAGTACAGCGTATCATGCAAAAGCTGAGCCTTCAGGTCACTTGTTTTACGCGCAAGAGCCGCAGATACAGCTCTTACAAAGGGAAGGTGGGAACCATCGCTCCCAATAGAATACGCCGTCGCTTTCACACGACGGTTCCCCATCAGAAAATCACAACAGATACGACAGAATTTAAATACTATGAATTGGATGCCCAGGGGCATCTGACGCAGCATAAGCTGTATCTGGATCCCTTTCTGGATCTGTTCAATGGAGAAATCCTCAGCTATAGAATAGGGAACCGTCCTTCTGCTGAAAATATATTAGCAGCACAGGCAGAAGCCATCGACATCACCGCGGATTGCCCGTATCGCAGAACCTTCCATTCCGATCAGGGTTGGGCGTACCAAATGAAGGCATACGTCCGCAAGCTCAAGCAAGAACGGATTTTTCAAAGCATGTCCCGAAAAGGGAATTGTTTGGATAATGCGGTGATGGAAAACTTCTTCGGCCTACTGAAACAAGAAATGTACTATGGCGTCGTGTACTATAGCTACGAAGAATTGAAATCAGCTATCGAACAGTATATCAAATACTATAACGAGCAACGAATCAAAGAAAAACTTGGCTGGAAGAGTCCTGTCCAATACAGGTTGTCCCTGTCCGCTGCATAA